One window of Desulfocurvibacter africanus subsp. africanus DSM 2603 genomic DNA carries:
- a CDS encoding phage tail protein, with amino-acid sequence MSGPHKSGLNIRIVSPTASELVSLMQLYSKKRANKYIVQALTRTAQNVRTNIARSVRETHNVAYGEVLRVLRVKKAAPNSWYSSVWGWGKASIPLYAFSPRPSDPRPSYKNRPKKGVSVLVTKATGRKALTSHFVARSSKTGRLMVAQRAPGAQRYPIHQKFGPGIFGILKSTDKQALIKQEAQRILENNLRHGLQRLRDGY; translated from the coding sequence GTGAGCGGTCCCCACAAGTCCGGCCTGAACATCCGCATCGTGTCGCCCACGGCCTCCGAGCTTGTGAGCTTGATGCAGCTCTACAGCAAGAAGCGGGCGAACAAGTACATCGTGCAGGCCTTGACCCGCACGGCGCAGAACGTGCGCACGAACATCGCGCGCAGCGTGCGCGAGACGCACAACGTGGCCTATGGCGAGGTCCTGCGTGTCCTGCGGGTCAAGAAGGCCGCCCCGAACAGCTGGTATTCCTCGGTCTGGGGTTGGGGCAAAGCGTCGATTCCGCTCTACGCGTTCAGCCCTCGGCCGAGCGATCCTCGGCCCAGCTACAAGAACCGGCCCAAGAAGGGCGTGTCCGTGCTGGTGACCAAGGCCACGGGCCGCAAGGCTCTGACCAGCCACTTTGTTGCCCGCAGCAGCAAGACCGGCCGACTCATGGTAGCCCAGCGTGCTCCTGGTGCGCAGCGCTATCCCATCCATCAGAAGTTCGGGCCTGGCATTTTCGGCATTCTCAAGTCCACGGACAAGCAGGCGTTAATCAAGCAGGAGGCTCAGCGCATCCTGGAGAACAACCTGCGCCACGGCCTGCAGCGGCTCAGGGACGGATACTAG
- a CDS encoding glycoside hydrolase family 108 protein, producing the protein MTGTQAFALALDFVLAHEGGYVHDPRDPGGETNFGISKRAYPDMDIKALTREQASEIYHRDYWAKIGGDVLPNRLAALVFDMAVNAGIGRAVKILQRSLNMAFDAGLAEDGVYGPATARAMNSLRLQMSDESRLCDRYIVERCRYYLTICETKPDLRAFMRGWLNRVLAIDDYVRRTIA; encoded by the coding sequence ATGACCGGAACCCAAGCATTCGCTCTCGCGCTCGACTTCGTGCTCGCCCACGAGGGCGGCTACGTGCACGACCCGCGCGACCCAGGCGGCGAGACCAACTTCGGCATCAGCAAGCGGGCCTATCCCGACATGGACATCAAGGCGCTTACTCGCGAGCAGGCCTCCGAGATCTACCACCGGGACTACTGGGCCAAGATCGGCGGGGACGTTCTGCCCAACCGGCTGGCGGCCCTCGTGTTCGACATGGCGGTCAATGCCGGAATCGGCCGTGCCGTCAAGATCCTGCAGCGCTCGCTCAACATGGCCTTCGACGCGGGGCTTGCAGAGGACGGTGTGTACGGCCCGGCCACGGCCCGCGCCATGAACAGCCTGCGCCTGCAAATGTCCGACGAGTCGCGCCTGTGCGACCGCTACATCGTGGAGCGCTGCCGCTACTACCTGACCATCTGCGAGACCAAGCCGGACCTGCGTGCTTTCATGCGCGGCTGGCTAAATCGTGTGCTTGCTATCGACGACTACGTGCGGAGGACAATCGCATGA
- a CDS encoding DUF2190 family protein, protein MATNHVQEGKVINWVNGTGAAIASGAVVVLGRIIGIALAAIANGLSGSVALGEVWTLPAINTAAFVLGADLYWDVATGKLTDVPGPVYAGMCTKAKAETGTEAEVKLAGPMLGAGLIIAAGLHTTAGGAATESITLAGVVATDVAVVQLHTAGAVARTVSSVNSGAGKIDVIFSGDPAADHKVNYIVIRPFA, encoded by the coding sequence ATGGCTACGAATCATGTTCAGGAAGGCAAGGTCATCAACTGGGTCAACGGCACTGGCGCGGCGATCGCGTCCGGCGCCGTGGTCGTGTTGGGCCGGATCATCGGCATCGCCCTGGCGGCCATCGCCAATGGCCTGTCCGGGTCCGTTGCTCTCGGCGAGGTCTGGACGCTCCCGGCCATCAACACGGCAGCTTTTGTCTTGGGTGCAGACCTGTACTGGGACGTCGCAACCGGCAAGCTCACCGATGTGCCCGGCCCGGTCTACGCCGGCATGTGCACCAAAGCCAAAGCCGAAACCGGCACGGAAGCCGAGGTCAAGTTGGCCGGGCCCATGCTCGGAGCCGGCCTCATCATCGCGGCCGGCCTCCACACCACGGCCGGCGGCGCTGCAACCGAGTCCATCACCCTGGCCGGCGTCGTGGCCACGGACGTGGCCGTGGTGCAGCTGCACACGGCCGGCGCCGTGGCGCGCACCGTCTCCAGCGTCAACTCCGGCGCTGGCAAAATCGACGTCATCTTCTCCGGCGACCCGGCCGCTGACCACAAGGTCAACTACATCGTGATCCGGCCCTTCGCCTAA